The following nucleotide sequence is from Leopardus geoffroyi isolate Oge1 chromosome A1, O.geoffroyi_Oge1_pat1.0, whole genome shotgun sequence.
TAAACTCATCACCACATTCTCTAAGTTCTTCCATGACATGGTGTCTACTGTTCTTCCTGCCCCCAtctctcactttcctcctctgccctttGCACTCCAGATATACTAGATTCTTTGAAATATCCTCACCCACAACTACTGCTCTCATCTTCACAGCTGGGGTTCCTTGTATCTGGCACACCTGTCCCACTCCCCTTTGCCTAACTTCCTCCTAAGACCTTCAACTGTCAGCTTTCTATCACCTCTTTCAGGTAGCCTTCCTGAGCCCCTTAGCAGCCAGCCCCAACATCCTGTGGCATACAACCCCCTTCTGGTCTGTCTCTGGTCTAACCTAAGTGTTCTGTGAGGGCAAAGGCTGTTTCATCTCTATCAGTCAAAGTCAAAGTATGCTTCCTGGTACCCTGTAGGCACTTGTATTTATTGAAGAAAGAGTGAGCTGAACTCATAAAGTGCAGGCATCCCACACTTGAATGCCCACAGATGCCAGGAAATAACCTAACTGAGACAAACAGGAAAAACAGTGCCCACCCTACCAGGATCAGCCCCTACATGATTAGAGCTGAATGTTGAAATTTATATGTGTGGACCCAGTACCAGAACAATTATTACATGAAATGTCCTGGCTCTAACTATTGGCAACTAATTTAAACTTATTAAAGACAGCCTGCGGGCAAAATAAAAGGGTAGTTTACCATGGTCAGCCCTGGGATCACTGGTTTGTGATTTCTGGAGAAACTGCCAGTCCTGAGCCCATCACCAGTACAGTAGCTGCAGGGCAAACCCACTCACCCGTTTCTGCCCCTGACTCACCATGCAAGCAGCCTGCACAGCTTCGGAAAGCCCCCCTGCATGGGGCTGGCACCAGAAGGCTGCACACTGAAAGCTCTGATGGCCCAGGTCAGCGATGAGGCCAAAGGTGTGTGGGTCACGGCCAACACCAATAAAGGTCACAAGGCGCACAGGGCACTGCCATAGTGGTTCCTCCTCTGCACCAGCTTCTGCCTGCCCACACCAGGCCTAGTCAGTAGAGGACCAGGCACTGGCTGGACTCACTGACCTTTCCCAACAGCAATTACCCCTCAGCATCCCTCTCACCCCTCCACAGCCCCCAACTTCACCTTCTTCTGGTACCTGAATGGGATGTGCAGTCATGAGAGAGTCAGACACGCTGAGGATGGCAGGGACCCAGGCATCCTGGTCCCCCCGGTTGGTGAGAGTACCAATGGCCTCATTGAGCACGTCCATGCCTGGGGGGACATGCCCACCATGGTGTCTCCCAGACATAAAGAAAGAAGGGATCTGCAGGGAGAGTCTACTCCATCTCATTGACTTGGGATTCAGAGAGATGGCATTAGAATAGCTGGGGCTGGGCTTAGAATCCTGAGTTGGGAAGGGTGGCACATTCTAGGCCAGACAGGGGCCATGGGTGTACTCTGAGAAATGGTGGTAGATCCTTCCCtaccccctctccctcacctcaaACAGCCTACCCCCTCAGCCAGCTCAGTCCTCACCCATGGCTTTGGTGACTGGCAGGGTCCCCATGTACAGTGCCTCATACTTCTGAGCAGCCTGGCTCACCGCATCCAGCAGCTCCACTGAAACATACACATAGCAAGTGAGCCTGGGCATTCTCTCAATGACCCCTTTCTCCGCCCTTCAGAGAACTGGAGCTAGTAGAAGGAAAACCATAAAGCTTGCTCTTCCAATTCAGAGCTTAGGATGCCTGCACACATCAGAAGTCCCACATATCCAAGAAGTACTAAACAACCAGGACTAAACAACGCCAACTTTCACCAAAGTAGCCTGTTGCTGCAGtgcagcacctccctccccatACCTTGCCGTGGCAGGTCCTCAGGGGAGATGGGGTCTAGGGAGCAAGGAGAATCCTCACTGACACCTACTCGCTCTGACAAGATCTGAAACACAATGCAACTAGCATGAGATACAGCGAAAGGGGAACTGAAGTAAGGGAGCCAATACCTCCCTGACCCGACCACCTTGGAAGTTTCAGACCCAGCTCCTTACCCACATTTCCTGCCCCACTCTTGGCCCTTACctgggcacagagcccatgcagggcaCTGGCAATGGCCTTGGCAGGGACGTCACAGCGAAACACATGGCACTTGAGCATACAACTGTCTTTGTCACCAGCCACAAAAGCGAAGTCCCtggcaggggcagagatggggctggggcaggggcagtgacCAGGGTAGGGTAGAGGCTGGGTAGGCACAGGGGCCTGTAGTGCAAGCAGCAGACTGGAAAGTCAGGCAAGGGATATGGTGGGGAGGGAACAGGGAGATCAGGGTTGGGGCTCAAAGCACCAGGTTGTCGCTCACCTGTCACTGTTCCGGAAGCATGTGGGAGCACAGGAGAGAATCAGCCCAGTCTCTCAGGCTCTCCCCTATCCGTCCCTGCTGAGCTGGGCCCACCCTCCCCAACCAGGGCTGGAccaggcaggggaggcagagctTGGGTCCATGTCAGAGGATCTGTGTCCAGGGGTTCAAGTACAGAGGATCAGCATCAGTGGGGATCACagcctgcaggagggagggaggagcaacTCTCACTTGGGGGGATGTAGGGGTCCTCACCGGCCCTTGGAGCTGCCCACACCCCACACACGGATGTGCACCAGAGGCTGGCAGTGTATCAGACTATGGTCCAGAGGATTCACCAGGCTCATGGCATCCTTCTTCAGGATCATCAGCATGTTCTGGCCCTGCCAAAGAAAGGTCAGTCTGGAGCTCAGATGAAGGTGGTTG
It contains:
- the APBB3 gene encoding amyloid-beta A4 precursor protein-binding family B member 3 isoform X1 translates to MLGKDYMLAIILVNCDDDLWGDQSLEGEPGLPPGWRKIRDAAGTYYWHVPSGSTQWQRPTWETGDAEDLGTRTEGIWGLRPPKGRSFSSLESSLDRRNSLSWYSEESYIQSMEPGAKCFAVRSLGWVEVPEEDLVPGKSSIAVNNCIQQLAQTHSRSRSQPPDGAWGEGQNMLMILKKDAMSLVNPLDHSLIHCQPLVHIRVWGVGSSKGRDRDFAFVAGDKDSCMLKCHVFRCDVPAKAIASALHGLCAQILSERVGVSEDSPCSLDPISPEDLPRQVELLDAVSQAAQKYEALYMGTLPVTKAMGMDVLNEAIGTLTNRGDQDAWVPAILSVSDSLMTAHPIQAWCGQAEAGAEEEPLWQCPVRLVTFIGVGRDPHTFGLIADLGHQSFQCAAFWCQPHAGGLSEAVQAACMVQYQKCLVASAARGKAWGAQARARLRLKRTSSVDSPGGPLPLPLLKGGVGGAGAAPRKRGVFSFLDAFRLKPSLLHMP